Below is a genomic region from Candidatus Roseilinea sp..
CCGGGGACGCAGGTGCGCTACGCGCGCGGCTGCGATAACCTCGACCCCAGCACCGATGGCTTCGCCGAGGCCGTCCACGCTGCCGAACAGGCTGACGCGGTGGTGCTGGTGCTGGGCGATCGCTCCGGCCTAACGCCGCGCTGCACCTCTGGCGAAACGCGCGACAGCGCTTCGCTGCGCCTGCCCGGTGCCCAGGAGGCGCTGGTGGAGGCGATCTTGGCCACGGGCAAGCCGGTTGCGCTCGCGCTGGTCACCGGCCGGCCGTATGTGCTCACGGGGCTGGCGCCGCGCGTCCAGGCCATCCTCCAGGCGTGGCTGCCCGGCGAAGAGGGCGGCCTGGCCATCGCCGAGGCGCTCTTCGGCGAGGTCAACCCCGGCGGCAAGCTGCCGGTCACCTTCCCGCGCAGCGCCGGACAAGTGCCGATCTTCTACAACCACAAGCCCTCTGCCTCGCGCTCGAACTGGCACGGCGACTACATGGACGAGTCGGTGCGGCCGCTCTATCCTTTCGGTCACGGCCTAAGCTACACCCATTTTGGTTACGGCGGCTTGATCATCTCACCGGCCCAGGTCACGCGCGGGGAGCAGGTGGACATCTCGCTCGAAGTGTGCAACAGCGGCGAGCGCGCCGGCGATGAGGTGGTGCAGCTCTATGTGCGCGACGAGTACGCCAGCCTGCCACGGCCGGTCAAGGAGTTGAAGGGCTTCGCGCGGCTCACGTTGGCGCCGGGCGAGCGCCGGCGCGTGACTTTCCATTTGCCGGCAGACGCGCTCGCCTTCTACGACGCCGATCTGCGCCTGGTTCTGGAGCCGGGCCGCATCCAGGTCATGGTGGGCAGCTCGTCAGAGGACATCCGACTGACCGGCGCGTTTGAGATTGTTGGCGAGGGTCCGATGCCGGTCGGCCGGCGCGTGTGGGATTGTCCGGTCAGCGTTGCGTGAGCAGGACGACGGGACAACCGGCATCAGGCCGGGCGCAGCATCAGCCCTGGCCAATGCGCCATCACTGCCTGCGCCACCCGGTCCAGCTCGGCGTCAAGGCGTGCGTGCCAATCCTGAGCCGTTCCCTGCCAGCCGAGCTGCGCCAGCCACCATTGGCGGTAGGCCGTGTGCTTGAACAGGTCGTGCAGATAGACGCCGATCACGTTGTCCTGCCGCCAGCCGAGGCCGTCGCTCAGGTGTGGGCGGGCGTGTGGGCCGGCCACGGTGACGCCGTGGTGAATCTCGTAGCCCGTCACCGATCCAACTTCCACGCAGTGCGCCTCGCGTTGTTGGGTGACCTTGGCCGGAGCCAAATCGGTGGTCACGTCCAGCAGGCCCAGGCCGGCGATCTCGCCGCCGCTCTCCACCCCGTGCGGGTCGCGCAGCGCTCGGCCGAGCATCTGCATCCCGCCGCATACGCCGTGGATCAGGGCGCCGCGCTGCGCAGCGCGCCACACCTCGGCAGCCAGCCCACTGGCGCGCAGCGCCGAGAGACTGGCGGCGGTGTGCTTGCTGCCGGGCAGGATGACGGCGTCGAAATCGTCCAGCGGCTGCCGATGGCGGATTACACTCACCGAGACGCCCGGCTCGTCCACCAGCGGGTCGAACTCGTCGAAGTTGCTGGCGTAGGGGTAGGCGAGGATCGCCACGCGGACTCGGCGCCCATCACCGGGGCGCGCGCGGTCGGCGCGGGCTGCCAGTACAGCGATGTCGTCCTCCTCCGGCAGCCCGTGCGCCAGCATCGGCACGACGGCCACCGTCGGCACGCCCGTGCGCTCGCGCAGCCAGTCCATGCCGTCGCCCAACAGCGCCGGGTCGCCGCGGAACTTGTTCAGCACGAAGCCTCGGATCAACGCTTGCTCCTCCGGCGCGAGGCAGAGAAAAGTGCCCAGCAGGTGGGCAAACGCGCCGCCGCGGTCAATGTCGGCCACCAAATACACATCGGCTTGCACCTCCAACGCTACGCGCATGTTGGCGATGTCGCTTGCGCGCAGGTTGACCTCGGCCGGACTGCCGGCACCCTCGATCACCACCAGCTCGAAGTCGCGCAGCAGCGCGCACAAGCTCTCGCGCACCACGCCCCACAGGTGGGGCTTGCGCGCCAGCCAGGGCGTGTCGGTGATGCGCGGATCGTAGCGCCCCAGGACGATCACCTGCGAGCGCGTCTCGGCCTGCGGCTTCAACAGCACCGGCTGCATCCGCGCCTCTGGCCGAACGCGCGCAGCCAACGCCTGCACGAATTGGGCGCGGCCGATCTCCAGGCCGTCGGGCGTGACCGCTGCGTTGTTGCTCATGTTCTGAGCCTTGAAGGGCGCCGCGCGCACGCCTTGGTTGGCGAAGTGGCGGCATAGAGCTGTGACCAGGAAGGACTTGCCGGCGCTGCTGGTGCAGCCCACAATCATGATCGGCTTGTAGCGCGTTCGGGGATGTGCAAGGTCTGCCATG
It encodes:
- the cobQ gene encoding cobyric acid synthase, which translates into the protein MIVGCTSSAGKSFLVTALCRHFANQGVRAAPFKAQNMSNNAAVTPDGLEIGRAQFVQALAARVRPEARMQPVLLKPQAETRSQVIVLGRYDPRITDTPWLARKPHLWGVVRESLCALLRDFELVVIEGAGSPAEVNLRASDIANMRVALEVQADVYLVADIDRGGAFAHLLGTFLCLAPEEQALIRGFVLNKFRGDPALLGDGMDWLRERTGVPTVAVVPMLAHGLPEEDDIAVLAARADRARPGDGRRVRVAILAYPYASNFDEFDPLVDEPGVSVSVIRHRQPLDDFDAVILPGSKHTAASLSALRASGLAAEVWRAAQRGALIHGVCGGMQMLGRALRDPHGVESGGEIAGLGLLDVTTDLAPAKVTQQREAHCVEVGSVTGYEIHHGVTVAGPHARPHLSDGLGWRQDNVIGVYLHDLFKHTAYRQWWLAQLGWQGTAQDWHARLDAELDRVAQAVMAHWPGLMLRPA